ATGATCTTAGGTGTCATTGCGTAGTGAGTGTTCGGATTTCGGATAtcgttatacatttttatatcgcTTTCTAATGACCCTGGAAGTGTGATTTATACGAAAAACTACCAATAGATATCAGATAATGTATAAGATAGTCTAATGTGACCCTTATTTTATTTGGCCCATTCCTTTTCACAAACTTCATCTATTCTAGTCGTATTTAAGAGGCCTGATTGACAATATTTCTGATCCTTTTGACGTTGTATCCTCCCAGAAACAGCTAGGTTTGACGAAGTCTTCACGCTTGTGTCTCTAATGAAATATGGACACAGTATGGTTAAAGCTAGATTGTTAGCAATCtgttacttttttattgttgtagtgCCAGAAAGCAACCCTGAAGTAACCGTTCCCACgatagtcgggtctacgtaaccggaacagaCTCAGATATAGCAGAATTCTGCTgctaattaatttgaagaattGCAACCAAGTTGACCgtccttggccgaataaaaaACCGCGTCTTTGCAGGTTACAGATCTCAATTCCCATGACatccggttctacgcaccgcaattgacccggattttatccggccaagggcttTTTTTCAGTGATCTAAGTCCGTTTGGATCGGCAAGTTCTAGTCTAAGTTTTTCGTCACTGGAGTAACatcttgcagcagggttgctccgtaacctcctgactcgtgctggcattaaTTCCTCCGTTGGACATTTTTCTACTGCGTTTGCCTCGGTcagacctgctcaggccttaagacacacagggagtggaccacatGGCTCCATGTTGCCAACGTGATACTGTTTCTACTGCTGTACAATCTGCACACAGTTCGCACACTGCGCCGCCACTCAGTCCGAGTGGCCAACAGAGGACCTGAAAAAGGCAACATAACTTCCACACGGAGAAACCTagctaaacagccgctcagatcttctgagttgtgccggTTTTAATGTtttacgtaaagatcgcgagcgagataatgGCGGAGGCCTAGCCTTCagaccctagaatgtcaggtttacgagctcgaaatatttaatatatatgtacatccccccagttacatgttgcccctacagaatataggtgcgctactttgTGGTGAGAACcgtttggtactaggcgactttaatgcgcaccacgatctttggcattcctgtcTGTCAAACGATCGTAGCAtaatggagctggcggaacagattgaccattcgacattctgcacaatgaatgacgaagacCCCACCAGAACTATGGACAGCAGTAATAGCTCGCCCGATATTACCACTGCCAGCTGTGATCtgataaatagaataacctggcgacctaagctaactctcgcatcagacaatctggccataattatctcgatcgagaaaccTCCCGAGtttgtttctgtggacaaccgtaccttcgttaactttaacaaagTTAACTATGTCGGCCTCACATAATTTACTGAGAACACCTTCAAAGCTTTATCCATTTCTACAGACGTTCCGATGACGCACGACAATttcgcaaggtgatcgcagcagttaccgctcgcttcatcccggctggaagaatagaaGAAGTCCGCTCAAATTTCCCAGGAAGCAGCCgttttagctaatgagcgcgacacctaagcggacgaaatggatagagcacctgaagtcctgcaacctttccaccggtgtgagtaaacTGTGGTCTATTGTCAAGGCTTTGTCTAGCCCAAATTGGAGTCCAATTCAATGGCcgtgcctcttcggacccgaagaagtacCCGAGCTACTTTAAAGGGCAATTCACACTGCACCCATCGGTAGACAAAACCAATCTATGGGTTacccgacggctgcgcaaaatacCAAATGACTGCGCGCCACTTattttcaccgatgaggaggttcagaatGTCATCAACAAAGCGAAATCTTTTTGCCCTGATGAAATCACCATGCTTATGCTAAAACATCTAGGCTGGACGTAAGTAAGCTACCTCACCAAGGTTctcaacctgtcgctgaccactcttcaaatacccgttGTGTgaaaagtcggaagagtggtcctctcctctccccagtagtgaagacacttgaggtcTTGCTACTCCCggccttcactcaccacctgagtcTAGCCAACCACAAGCAtagattccgaaaagtgcacagcaccaccacagcacaaCGTCATAAACGCTCAGGTAgtccgtggcctcaaccagaaaccaccctgtgagagaacgattcgtagcgttggacttgtcaaaagcttttgacactgTCAATCACATAACTCTACTGCAGGACATCGAGCAAACTACGCTCCCTCCAGGACTTatgaggtggaccatgaactaatGGGGACTAGGTAATCcattaaaacaataacaacaacaggtTACAGACCATCCATACCACTCCCCTCAATTCTCTGCTCTTCGGTAGTTCTTCCTCGATAAACCTCATTTTCCAGATCGGCTCTTTTCTTGTTCTTCCCAGCTAACAGATATTACTCACGCAGCAGTTCGCTAAGTTCCAGGGAACTTGACTAAATGTACTTCCGAGTACGTCCTTCTTTCAAATTGGTAACTGGAGTATGCTTCTTGCCTTTTTATATCCTACAAGATCTAATTTCAACCGATAGTTTATGCAACTccctgaaatatttttaaatgcattgttaattttgtttcttttccacacaatttgcatttatttgatATTCATAAAAACATGCAACATTACTGCATTTGAATGTTGAAAGTATGATGAGTTGTCATGTATGCaagaaactaaaattcaatttgaactaaataataattaaatgaaaaactaaCTATGATAAAAGTATATCATATAGTAAAGCGCCAAAATTCGTATAAAGCCTATGAGCATCACAATTTTTCTAAAGTTCGGTGTGAGCATATTCATTGTGTGATTCTTTATCCTTTGGTACAATAAATAAACCCTCTGCTGTTGTCCATCGAGTGCCGTGCTGCATACTGCTAAAACCGACAATTTCCATTTGGCCAGAAATTGGTCTTCCAAACGAACGTCCAGACATTCCCAAATAACTGCCTGTGTCTAAATGCCGCAAGCGTACATGAGCATCACGTACCCATTCATCATTAGAGCAAATTACTTCCCAATGATCACCGGTGTCACCTACACCATCATCGCCATAGGCTGATACTTCCTGTTCACCAGATAAGGGTGAAGGAAAATGATGGGAATGTAAGTTCTTCTTGGTAGTTAAATGCTCTAAGCGTATAATGTCGCCACATTGTACGGGTTCGCCACGTTCACAATGCTTATTTGTTGGTGCCTTTATCACCCAATGACTGTTCACATCTTCTTTTAACTCAATTCCTGTCACCGATTGTTGACCCGAACCAGAACCATATTTTACATCATGTGAATGCAAACGGGATCCATAATCTGAATTCAGTAGTTTTATTATTGAGCCGCATGTCACGAAATTGGTTTTACCCGCTGAAAGGAAGCCAAAAATGTTGCTATAGAAGTGATAACAAAACAGCAACCGGAAAAGTACAACAAAAGTACAACAAATATACACAACTAGTGGGCGGATCACCACCAATCACGGGCGACCACATCAAACTTACCAAAAGACACGGGAAATGTGCAAAGTATAAATGAAAGGATTATTTCTAACGACAAATTCAATTTATTCGGGTtcattttctcttattttttacttaaactaaTTAATTTGTTCAAATAAATACTCGTAATTCTCTATAGATGAAAAACGATAAGTTTACACTTTGTAGGGAACTATTGAATTCTAATTGTCAAAATCGGCGACCGACACGCAAACAAATGTCAAATTAGATAACACAAATCTGGCTTGCGCAAACAATACTATGTTGCCAGAattcaatttactaaaaatgaGTTTTATATCTGGCTTTTACTTTATATGCAATTATtggattttgtaattttttaagctGTGAAGAAACTAAAAAGCAGATCAGAATGCATACcatttttacaaacaattaaatcgaagctttaatacatacatatattaacttcaaacttacaaatataaaaattttcttttctaaatattgtttatttataacgACTGCTCGCTCGTTGCTGAGAATAATATCTAAATACCGAAAACGTATATATGGCATATTAACttaaatttctaaaacattttAGGGCATatctttattataaatattctacGGCATCACCCAAACCAAACAAAGGATGTCAACATTTGTGAACATAATCATAGAAAACAGCTGACaggagaaaagaaagaaaaagacaaaatagacatacatttattaaaattttacaaaatttcttatttaatttaataagcaATGTTTCAACAAGAAAACATGGCTTGTAGTGCTACAGTATTAGGCATTTTATGCTTTTCCCTCAGCGTTTTGGTGAGCGTTcaaaattttgctttgaaaGTTCATAAAACAAGGTATATTTGCAGTTGTCTACGGCAGATGTACCTCCGCAAAATACCACCAATCCAGTTAAGGTTGATAACAACAATATACCTGCTGTGAAAAGCCCATTGAGCAGCACTTTAGCACCAAACATATTAAATTCCTTAGTGCAAGCCACAAATTCAACGCCCAAATGGTAAGTATTAcagttttttatttgcgattatTAACTACGTTTCTTTATCATTTGCTTAGTGTGTGTGATGGAGCTTTGCTACCGCGTCTAAGTGAAAATGGTAAAGTGCTGGAAATCTGTCCGGAATGTAAATGTCAACATGAAGCAAGGAACACAACACTTATTAAGGTAATGTGCAGCTGTATTGTACACATATTATAAAATAGTACCTACTACTTTAGAACTCTTATTATTCATATCAAAAATTTACCCTTAACTTTAACTTAAGGTTAACAAAATAAgcaataataattacattacCAGAGGAAGAAATTTTTATGGcagttttacaaaatattaattttaccatatattttaataattttatttattaatatgaaacaACTATATTGCCCAATTATATTtgcgtgtatatgtatacatactattTCTCCCATATTAGACAGTTCAATGATCTTAGTTTCTAAATCTTTTAACAGGTCGTTGTCATAATTGTGATTTGGATTATATCTATACTTGTGATATATATGCTATTTCTAATTTGCTTGGATCCACTACTCAACAAGCGTGTAAAGGCGAATTACCAGGAGCACACAAACGAAGATGTACATATCAAATACTCCAACGTTCAATATAGTCTCTTAGTAGATGACAATAAAGATTCTGATTGATTATCTTTTAGTTTTCGTTTTCATgttgtttttacatattttgttgcacatatgtttaattttacatagcgttttgtatttttgttattaacatACTaacgacacata
This window of the Bactrocera dorsalis isolate Fly_Bdor unplaced genomic scaffold, ASM2337382v1 BdCtg343, whole genome shotgun sequence genome carries:
- the LOC105226571 gene encoding stromal cell-derived factor 2, whose translation is MNPNKLNLSLEIILSFILCTFPVSFAGKTNFVTCGSIIKLLNSDYGSRLHSHDVKYGSGSGQQSVTGIELKEDVNSHWVIKAPTNKHCERGEPVQCGDIIRLEHLTTKKNLHSHHFPSPLSGEQEVSAYGDDGVGDTGDHWEVICSNDEWVRDAHVRLRHLDTGSYLGMSGRSFGRPISGQMEIVGFSSMQHGTRWTTAEGLFIVPKDKESHNEYAHTEL
- the LOC105226570 gene encoding uncharacterized protein CG1161, whose amino-acid sequence is MFQQENMACSATVLGILCFSLSVLLSTADVPPQNTTNPVKVDNNNIPAVKSPLSSTLAPNILNSLVQATNSTPKCVCDGALLPRLSENGKVLEICPECKCQHEARNTTLIKVVVIIVIWIISILVIYMLFLICLDPLLNKRVKANYQEHTNEDDEASGTSPPLPSGMANQEMNSRANVLNRVGHQTDKWKRQVREQRRHIYDRRTMLN